A genomic region of Zea mays cultivar B73 chromosome 6, Zm-B73-REFERENCE-NAM-5.0, whole genome shotgun sequence contains the following coding sequences:
- the LOC103630724 gene encoding uncharacterized protein, with protein MLGRRRRTRGGASPSKSQEPTSTGAAVTADAGQGAATGASQSQLVTRLDEPATTRLQRMSHRLSLLEQHMETLEADVAKASTDSYE; from the exons ATGcttgggaggaggaggaggacgagaggCGGCGCCTCGCCATCCAAGTCGCAGGAACCCACCAGCACCGGCGCGGCCGTCACTGCTGacgccggccagggcgcggcgaCCGGCGCCTCGCAGTCGCAGCTCGTCACGCGGCTCG ATGAGCCTGCCACGACGAGGCTGCAACGCATGAGCCACAGGCTGAGCCTGCTCGAGCAGCACATGGAAACACTGGAGGCCGACGTTGCCAAGGCCAGCACGGACTCGTACGAGTAG